One genomic window of Desulfomicrobium macestii includes the following:
- a CDS encoding FtsZ/tubulin family protein, protein MRNEEKSECCIVGVGGAGTNIVNRVHASNISGIDCIVANTDFASLRNSPVSRQIQLGYGGRGAAGCPAYGKDAAWRSCPQIRSALEGYSLVCVVAGLGGGTGTGASPVVALLALESGACVAIAVTVPFEFEGEARERTASEGLKLLKGISDEMLVFDSDVYFRENIPFQTLIDRMDANIGKLLPKWIRFLIEESVQG, encoded by the coding sequence ATGAGAAATGAAGAAAAATCAGAGTGTTGCATTGTCGGTGTTGGCGGTGCCGGGACAAATATCGTGAACCGGGTCCATGCGTCCAATATCTCGGGGATCGATTGCATCGTTGCCAATACCGATTTTGCATCACTCCGGAACAGTCCGGTTTCAAGACAAATTCAGCTCGGATATGGCGGTCGTGGGGCTGCCGGTTGCCCTGCCTACGGCAAGGATGCAGCCTGGAGGAGTTGTCCGCAGATTCGAAGCGCTCTTGAAGGGTATTCCCTGGTTTGCGTTGTGGCCGGCCTTGGCGGTGGAACTGGCACTGGGGCAAGTCCTGTCGTTGCTCTATTGGCTCTCGAGTCGGGTGCTTGCGTTGCTATCGCGGTGACAGTCCCGTTTGAATTCGAGGGGGAGGCTCGTGAGAGAACCGCCAGTGAAGGTTTGAAACTCCTGAAAGGTATTTCGGACGAGATGTTGGTCTTCGATAGTGATGTATATTTTCGAGAGAATATTCCATTTCAAACTCTCATCGACAGGATGGATGCTAACATAGGAAAATTGCTGCCAAAGTGGATACGATTTTTGATCGAAGAATCAGTCCAAGGGTGA
- a CDS encoding ADP-ribosylglycohydrolase family protein produces the protein MNEKRQINATILRQLFETKAIRLERGAIFDHELAPKGPDFDFDRVEGMLLGAAIGDSLGNTSESRLPLVRHQLHGEIRDYLAQDRTGSAMGYPSDDTQLTFWTLEQLLDDKGEFIPEHLARKFADSGRIYGIGRTVKGFLDAFKSGRPWYESGPHSAGNGALMRIAPMLIPHLRHGGTDIWTDTALSAMMTHNDHASTSSCLAFTVMLWELLDMKTAPEPAWWPERYAALAADLQGAIGYAPRSGCMKYSFDGPLHQFVSEKLAWAYGENLSVMEACEIWHSGAYLLETVPSVLYILMRHAHDPEEAIVRAVNDTMDNDTIASIVGAAVGALHGMKGLPHRWIEGLTGRTRGTDDGQVFRLISRARQEFWEK, from the coding sequence ATGAACGAGAAGCGTCAGATCAACGCCACCATACTCCGCCAACTGTTTGAGACCAAAGCCATACGGCTGGAGCGCGGCGCAATCTTCGACCATGAGCTTGCCCCCAAAGGGCCGGACTTCGACTTCGACCGCGTGGAGGGCATGCTGCTGGGCGCTGCCATCGGCGATTCCCTCGGGAACACATCGGAATCAAGGCTTCCCTTGGTCAGACATCAACTCCATGGTGAAATCCGTGACTATCTGGCCCAGGATCGGACTGGCAGTGCAATGGGATACCCCAGCGACGACACTCAGCTGACGTTCTGGACCCTGGAGCAGCTGCTCGATGACAAGGGAGAGTTCATACCGGAGCATCTGGCCCGCAAATTCGCGGACAGCGGCAGGATTTACGGCATCGGCCGGACCGTGAAGGGCTTCCTGGACGCGTTCAAATCCGGCCGCCCCTGGTACGAAAGCGGGCCGCATTCCGCCGGCAACGGCGCGCTCATGCGCATCGCCCCCATGCTCATCCCGCACCTGCGCCACGGCGGCACGGACATCTGGACCGATACGGCCCTCTCGGCCATGATGACCCACAATGACCATGCGTCCACATCCTCCTGCCTGGCCTTCACGGTCATGCTCTGGGAACTGCTGGACATGAAGACAGCTCCCGAACCCGCCTGGTGGCCGGAAAGATACGCAGCCCTGGCCGCCGATCTGCAAGGCGCCATCGGCTACGCTCCGAGAAGCGGGTGCATGAAGTATTCATTCGATGGCCCGCTGCACCAATTTGTCAGCGAAAAGCTCGCCTGGGCATACGGCGAAAACCTGAGCGTCATGGAGGCCTGCGAAATCTGGCACTCCGGAGCCTATCTGCTGGAGACCGTGCCCAGCGTCCTCTACATCCTCATGCGCCACGCCCATGACCCGGAAGAAGCAATCGTCCGGGCTGTCAACGACACGATGGACAACGACACCATTGCGTCCATCGTCGGGGCCGCTGTCGGTGCGCTGCACGGCATGAAGGGACTGCCGCATCGCTGGATCGAAGGCCTGACAGGACGCACCCGAGGAACGGATGACGGCCAGGTCTTCAGGCTCATCTCCCGGGCGCGCCAGGAATTTTGGGAAAAATGA
- a CDS encoding PcfJ domain-containing protein, with amino-acid sequence MIIDQEYCDFDASTRRLTVFLGRAFGNPGDQVRLRSWEEGGGIEVRQGREWQRNDEAFDYPVSSAEVVELDAHHPVRAYYDTLPGNAAQVLQQFTSHQCRLIHVLRQYPQSEEMASSAPILCWAASSLLGASPSKGEIESLFGSRRNLILERFCGIGSASRLKFLTKIRDFSYQHEDLRLLKGMLRHERLMIKLRHVRMINWPVLRLFYKQPYILEMKCALDCLSASNCGDAFMFLSTVGMYIRDIRRMCQTASLEYPWARICAMKSAFQIKNLHDAIAVELSRKNAEAIIEKYGEDLPPSPLRGTENIVHISKVRELLVEGEEMAHCVGGYVDRVMSGDVFIYRIFEPERATLEVERMPDGKFRIVQVKLYKNKNVSNMTLMLLKDWLGTNRCNSDHSKFEIIL; translated from the coding sequence GTGATTATCGATCAGGAATATTGCGACTTTGATGCGTCAACCAGACGGCTGACAGTGTTTCTCGGCAGGGCTTTTGGTAATCCGGGAGACCAGGTGAGGCTGCGGTCATGGGAAGAGGGCGGGGGTATCGAGGTCAGGCAGGGGCGGGAGTGGCAACGCAATGACGAGGCTTTCGACTACCCCGTCTCCTCCGCAGAGGTTGTGGAACTCGATGCGCATCATCCCGTCAGGGCCTATTACGATACGCTTCCGGGAAATGCGGCCCAGGTTCTCCAGCAGTTCACCTCACATCAGTGCCGGCTGATTCATGTGCTGCGGCAATACCCACAGAGTGAAGAGATGGCCAGTTCAGCCCCCATTTTGTGCTGGGCGGCGTCCTCTCTTCTGGGTGCATCACCGAGCAAAGGCGAGATCGAATCATTATTTGGAAGTCGGCGCAACCTCATTCTTGAAAGATTCTGTGGCATCGGGAGCGCGTCTCGTCTGAAATTTCTTACAAAGATTCGCGATTTTTCCTATCAGCATGAAGACCTGCGGCTGTTGAAAGGCATGCTCCGCCATGAACGTCTCATGATCAAGCTGCGTCATGTCCGGATGATCAACTGGCCCGTCCTGCGACTGTTTTACAAACAGCCATATATCCTGGAAATGAAGTGCGCACTGGATTGCCTCTCGGCAAGTAATTGCGGAGATGCGTTCATGTTTCTGAGCACAGTTGGTATGTACATCAGGGACATCCGGCGCATGTGCCAGACAGCAAGCCTGGAATATCCCTGGGCGAGGATCTGTGCCATGAAGAGCGCCTTTCAAATCAAGAACCTCCATGACGCGATAGCCGTCGAGTTGAGCAGGAAGAACGCGGAGGCTATCATCGAGAAATATGGTGAAGATCTGCCTCCTTCACCCTTGAGAGGAACTGAGAATATTGTTCATATCTCCAAGGTCAGGGAGCTCTTGGTAGAAGGAGAGGAAATGGCGCATTGCGTGGGTGGATATGTGGACCGTGTGATGAGCGGGGATGTTTTCATTTATCGCATTTTCGAACCGGAGAGGGCGACCTTAGAGGTGGAGAGGATGCCGGATGGTAAGTTTCGAATTGTTCAGGTCAAGTTGTATAAAAATAAAAATGTAAGTAATATGACACTTATGTTATTGAAAGACTGGTTAGGAACTAATAGGTGCAATTCTGATCATTCAAAATTTGAAATAATATTGTAA
- a CDS encoding YqiA/YcfP family alpha/beta fold hydrolase: protein MQRTIIFLHGKQSTPEGSGSGKAIREHFSKEHTVLIPDYKPMERTHGEIEAYLKECISPHPGALIVGISLGGYWAYRMACILPAGLGLSCVLLNPYFYNYPEIEVPMPPKNIPITVVVNLDDDLINPQEVIKRFEGAATIRAFETGGHRFKDKTPIVREVAAALQNSTE from the coding sequence ATGCAAAGAACGATCATTTTCCTGCACGGCAAACAGTCCACTCCGGAAGGCTCGGGCAGCGGCAAGGCGATCCGGGAACATTTCTCCAAGGAACACACCGTGCTCATCCCGGATTACAAACCCATGGAACGCACGCACGGAGAAATTGAAGCCTATTTGAAGGAGTGCATCTCCCCTCACCCCGGTGCGCTCATCGTCGGCATTTCCCTAGGCGGCTACTGGGCCTATCGCATGGCCTGCATTCTGCCCGCAGGCCTTGGCCTGTCCTGCGTCCTGCTCAACCCGTATTTCTACAACTATCCCGAGATCGAAGTCCCTATGCCGCCGAAAAACATCCCGATCACCGTCGTCGTCAACCTGGATGACGATCTCATCAACCCGCAGGAAGTAATCAAACGCTTCGAGGGTGCGGCGACGATCAGGGCTTTCGAGACAGGCGGGCACAGGTTCAAGGACAAGACGCCGATTGTCAGAGAAGTTGCAGCTGCATTGCAAAACTCCACGGAATAA
- a CDS encoding type IV toxin-antitoxin system AbiEi family antitoxin domain-containing protein, protein MGGVPVRVYSPAKTVADCFKFRSKVGLDVVLEALREVWRSRKATVGELMEAAEVNRVSRVMRPYLEAIV, encoded by the coding sequence ATGGGCGGGGTACCTGTCCGGGTATACAGTCCCGCCAAGACCGTCGCCGACTGTTTCAAGTTTCGCAGCAAGGTGGGTCTGGACGTGGTTCTGGAGGCGCTTCGGGAAGTTTGGCGATCCAGGAAGGCAACCGTGGGCGAACTGATGGAGGCTGCCGAAGTTAATCGGGTGTCCAGGGTCATGCGTCCGTACCTGGAGGCTATCGTATGA
- a CDS encoding AAA family ATPase — MRRMFRRSNSGSIDSTPESRYARIKTAGWLMRLFDKRIVLSSELFACTAWCLGGLDFCLQGLIKEAASYVPVSKSEDEMATLEELKRVSLYNLGNALEDFLQEHPRHHKSARALLQAECRDMHSTRMKRPRSYAMAAKRLEELFGLDRESVDLCEFLFINRSFEPVESYFEDNLQAMRFGGIDFLAHMLGITASRCRNILRELAYLGIAEVDRRHVALEDSIRDLWTESDSTRVSQSFCRPLEGEALPLENFSIPAEQVEHVRALLRQPSDRPMHILLYGAPGNGKTTFARSLAAAEGIPAWSVSPPQGADNDRRAQLTAGARIASQHDKAFLLVDEAERILDCDMFSREKNVDKAWLNTFLEKPGQRVVWITNHVHHLEGAVRRRFHFSIHFEPLGRKERSAMWRQILERRGVLNRVNDAELADLSRTYDVPASVMEMSVTQAAALSGRKRSAFVPALRRVVDSYQTLLRDGGKQRKKIAVAPHYDPKGVSLEGSVDTLVNKLTRVDHMLRSGGELNAGAATMLFYGPPGTGKTALARYLADRLDRECKVVRASDLLGPYVGMTEANIAEAFRDAERDDAVLVIDEADSFLFPREKAAHSWETTQVNEFLTALEECRGFCICTSNRRENMDQAAMRRFSHKIAFTYSKPEQVKTLYDALLAPLASEPMSKELETELLAMRRLTPGDFHAVRSRMLFDGGKGVKHHVLLEGLRQEQELKLDITGRGMGFL; from the coding sequence ATGAGACGAATGTTCAGAAGAAGCAATTCTGGTTCCATCGATTCCACGCCCGAAAGTCGCTATGCGCGGATCAAGACGGCGGGCTGGCTCATGCGTCTATTTGACAAGCGGATTGTCCTGAGCTCGGAACTTTTCGCGTGCACGGCGTGGTGTCTGGGTGGGCTTGATTTCTGCCTGCAGGGCCTCATCAAGGAGGCTGCGTCGTACGTTCCCGTGTCCAAGAGCGAGGACGAGATGGCGACTCTGGAAGAGCTCAAGCGCGTCTCCCTCTACAACCTCGGCAATGCGCTGGAAGATTTTCTGCAGGAACATCCTCGTCATCACAAATCTGCCCGGGCGCTGCTTCAGGCTGAGTGCAGGGATATGCATTCCACCCGGATGAAGCGCCCTCGTTCGTACGCCATGGCCGCCAAGCGACTGGAAGAGCTGTTCGGGCTTGATCGGGAGAGCGTTGATCTGTGCGAGTTTCTGTTCATCAACCGTTCCTTTGAACCAGTGGAAAGCTATTTCGAAGACAACCTGCAGGCCATGCGGTTTGGCGGCATCGATTTTCTGGCTCACATGCTCGGCATCACGGCTTCGCGGTGTCGCAACATCCTGCGGGAACTTGCTTATCTTGGTATCGCTGAAGTTGATCGAAGACACGTTGCCCTGGAAGATTCCATTCGTGATCTGTGGACCGAGAGCGACTCAACGCGTGTATCCCAATCTTTTTGCCGCCCATTGGAAGGGGAGGCGCTGCCGCTCGAAAATTTCAGCATCCCCGCCGAGCAGGTGGAGCATGTTCGCGCCTTGCTTCGGCAACCAAGTGACCGACCCATGCATATCCTTCTCTACGGCGCCCCTGGTAACGGCAAGACGACTTTCGCCCGAAGCCTGGCTGCGGCCGAAGGCATTCCGGCCTGGTCCGTGAGCCCGCCTCAGGGCGCGGATAACGACCGCCGCGCCCAACTCACCGCCGGGGCGCGCATCGCCTCCCAGCATGACAAGGCATTTTTGCTCGTGGACGAGGCGGAGCGCATCCTCGATTGCGACATGTTCTCTCGGGAAAAAAACGTGGATAAGGCCTGGCTCAATACCTTTCTGGAAAAGCCCGGCCAGCGGGTGGTGTGGATCACGAACCACGTGCATCACCTCGAAGGGGCGGTGCGGAGGCGGTTTCATTTCAGCATTCATTTCGAGCCGCTGGGGAGAAAGGAGCGAAGCGCCATGTGGCGGCAGATCCTGGAGCGGCGCGGCGTGCTGAATCGCGTGAATGACGCTGAGCTGGCAGACCTGTCCCGCACCTACGATGTTCCGGCTTCGGTCATGGAAATGTCCGTGACCCAGGCTGCGGCGCTGAGCGGGAGAAAACGGAGCGCCTTTGTCCCGGCGCTCAGGCGCGTGGTGGATTCCTATCAGACGCTGCTGCGTGATGGAGGCAAGCAGCGCAAGAAGATCGCGGTGGCGCCGCATTACGACCCCAAAGGCGTTAGCCTGGAAGGCTCCGTTGATACCTTGGTGAACAAACTGACTCGGGTGGATCACATGCTGCGCAGCGGCGGCGAACTGAACGCCGGCGCGGCCACGATGCTCTTTTACGGCCCTCCCGGCACCGGCAAGACCGCCCTCGCTCGGTATCTGGCAGACCGGCTGGATCGGGAGTGCAAGGTTGTCCGCGCCAGCGACCTGCTCGGTCCGTATGTCGGCATGACGGAAGCGAACATCGCGGAAGCCTTCCGGGATGCGGAGCGCGACGATGCCGTCCTTGTCATCGACGAAGCCGACAGCTTCCTCTTTCCAAGGGAAAAAGCAGCGCATTCCTGGGAGACCACCCAAGTCAACGAGTTCCTGACCGCCCTCGAAGAATGCCGGGGTTTCTGCATCTGCACCAGCAACCGCCGGGAGAACATGGATCAGGCAGCCATGCGTCGGTTCAGTCACAAGATCGCATTCACATACTCCAAGCCGGAGCAGGTGAAGACACTTTATGACGCACTTCTAGCGCCGCTGGCGTCGGAGCCAATGTCAAAAGAGCTGGAAACGGAACTGCTGGCGATGCGTCGCCTGACTCCGGGGGATTTTCATGCGGTTCGCTCACGAATGCTTTTTGATGGCGGAAAGGGTGTAAAACATCATGTGTTGCTTGAGGGGCTACGCCAAGAGCAGGAATTGAAGCTCGATATTACCGGGCGGGGAATGGGGTTTTTGTGA
- a CDS encoding IS256 family transposase: MTARKPLPVDLIDALLADYKKPEDLIGEEGLLKQLTKALVERALNAEMTDHLGHSKHAPVANPGGNTRNGKSRKTLKGDFGEFPIEVPRDRQGTFEPQLIGKHQTRWTGFDDKILSLYARGMTVREIQGHLMDMYGTEVSPTLISTVTDAVIEDVKAWQSRPLEALYPIVYLDCIHVKVRDSGAVRVKAVYLALGINLQGEKELLGLWIAQTEGAKFWLQVVTELKNRGVNDIFVVCVDGLKGFPEAIAAVFPYADVQLCLVHLVRHSLKFVNWKQRKEVAADLRAIYTSTTVESGEQRLTEFEEKWNQTLAPIGQSWRKNWERIIPFFSYPQEIRKVIYTTNAIESINMSLRKITKNRGSFPSDDSLAKLFYLALQNISRKWTMPIRDWKAALTRFSIQFEGRMINL; encoded by the coding sequence ATGACCGCACGCAAGCCACTTCCAGTCGACCTGATCGACGCCCTCCTGGCGGACTACAAGAAGCCTGAAGACCTCATCGGCGAGGAAGGCCTTCTCAAGCAACTGACCAAGGCCCTTGTCGAACGCGCCCTCAATGCCGAAATGACCGACCATCTTGGCCATTCAAAGCATGCTCCCGTCGCAAACCCCGGCGGCAATACCCGGAACGGTAAGAGCCGCAAAACCCTCAAAGGCGATTTTGGCGAATTTCCCATTGAAGTTCCCCGTGACCGCCAGGGCACCTTCGAGCCCCAGCTTATCGGCAAGCATCAGACCCGCTGGACGGGCTTCGATGACAAGATCCTGTCCCTCTATGCCCGGGGCATGACCGTCCGCGAGATTCAAGGCCATCTGATGGACATGTACGGGACTGAGGTGTCGCCGACGCTCATTTCCACGGTCACCGACGCGGTCATCGAGGACGTCAAGGCTTGGCAGTCCCGTCCTCTGGAAGCCTTGTACCCCATCGTCTATCTGGATTGCATCCATGTCAAAGTGCGGGACAGCGGGGCCGTGCGTGTCAAAGCCGTGTATCTGGCCTTGGGGATCAACCTGCAAGGCGAGAAGGAGCTGCTCGGCCTTTGGATCGCTCAGACCGAAGGTGCCAAGTTCTGGCTCCAGGTGGTCACGGAACTCAAGAACCGTGGAGTGAACGACATCTTCGTTGTCTGCGTGGATGGCCTCAAGGGCTTTCCTGAGGCCATTGCCGCGGTCTTCCCGTATGCCGACGTCCAACTCTGTCTGGTGCACTTGGTGCGTCACAGCCTCAAGTTCGTGAACTGGAAGCAGCGCAAGGAAGTCGCCGCCGATCTGAGGGCCATCTATACTTCGACGACGGTAGAGTCTGGAGAACAACGACTCACGGAGTTTGAAGAGAAGTGGAACCAGACGCTGGCACCCATCGGGCAATCCTGGCGCAAGAACTGGGAACGGATTATCCCGTTTTTCAGCTATCCCCAGGAAATCCGGAAAGTTATCTATACGACCAACGCTATCGAATCGATCAACATGAGCCTGCGCAAAATCACCAAAAACCGGGGTTCGTTCCCGAGTGACGACTCCCTTGCCAAGCTCTTCTATCTGGCACTACAGAACATCAGTCGGAAATGGACCATGCCAATTCGGGATTGGAAAGCCGCTCTGACCAGATTCAGCATCCAATTCGAAGGCAGGATGATCAACCTCTAA